The proteins below are encoded in one region of Ricinus communis isolate WT05 ecotype wild-type chromosome 6, ASM1957865v1, whole genome shotgun sequence:
- the LOC8266868 gene encoding guanosine nucleotide diphosphate dissociation inhibitor At5g09550 isoform X2, whose amino-acid sequence MDEEYDVIVLGTGLKECILSGLLSVDGLKVLHMDQNDYYGGESSSLNLNQLWKRFRGSDKPPESLGPSKEYNVDMIPKFIIANGNLVRVLIHTDVTKYLNFKAVDGSFVYNKGKIYKVPANDVEALKSPLMGLFEKRRARKFFIYVQDYEDNDPKSHEGLDLNKVTAREIISKYGLEDDTIDFIGHALALHLDDSYLDQPALDFVKRMKLYAESLARFQGGSPYIYPMYGLGELPQAFARLSAVYGGTYMLNKPECKVEFDADGKAIGVTSEGETAKCKKVVCDPSYLSNKVQKVGKVARAICIMSHPIPNTSDSHSVQLILPQKQLGRKSDMYLFCCSYSHNVAPRGKYIAFVTTEAETDTPEVELKPGIDLLGPVDEILYETYDRYIPANNPEADNCFISTFSIFQGFCFHPSIVRIE is encoded by the exons ATGGATGAAGAATATGATGTGATAGTTCTTGGTACTGGTCTCAAGGAATGCATTCTTAGTGGTCTTCTTTCTGTTGATGGACTCAAG GTGTTGCATATGGACCAAAATGACTATTATGGAGGAGAATCATCTTCTCTTAATCTTAATCAG CTCTGGAAACGCTTCAGGGGTAGTGACAAGCCTCCGGAAAGCCTTGGTCCAAGCAAGGAGTATAATGTTGATATGATACCTAAG TTCATAATTGCCAATGGAAATTTGGTTCGGGTTCTCATCCATACTGATGTTACCAAGTATCTTAACTTCAAGGCTGTGGATGGTAGTTTTGTGTACAATAAAGGAAAG ataTACAAAGTCCCAGCAAATGATGTCGAAGCACTGAAGTCACCTTTGATGGGGTTGTTTGAGAAGCGCCGGGCTCGCAAGTTCTTCATTTATGTCCAAGATTATGAAGACAATGATCCAAAATCTCATGAAGGACTTGACTTGAACAAAGTTACAGCAAGAGAGATTATCTC AAAATATGGACTGGAAGATGATACCATTGACTTTATTGGTCATGCATTGGCACTTCATCTTGATGATAGTTACTTGGATCAGCCAGCTCTGGATTTTGTGAAGAGAATGAAG CTCTATGCAGAGTCTTTAGCACGTTTCCAAGGGGGATCACCATATATATATCCAATGTATGGACTAGGAGAATTGCCTCAG GCATTTGCACGCTTAAGTGCGGTATATGGTGGAACTTACATGTTGAACAAGCCAGAATGCAAG GTGGAATTTGATGCAGATGGCAAAGCCATTGGCGTGACCTCTGAAGGGGAGACTGCTAAATGCAAGAAAGTTGTCTGCGATCCATCATATTTGTCCAACAAG GTTCAGAAAGTTGGGAAAGTCGCTCGTGCTATATGTATAATGAGCCATCCTATTCCGAACACCAGTGATTCTCACTCAGTCCAGCTTATTCTTCCACAGAAGCAACTTGGTCGCAAATCGGATAT GTACCTTTTCTGCTGTTCTTATTCTCACAATGTTGCTCCCAGAGGAAAATATATAGCTTTTGTTACAACTGAAGCAGAGACAGACACCCCTGAAGTGGAACTGAAGCCCGGAATCGATCTGCTTGGTCCTGTGGATGAGATATTGTATGAAACTTATGACAGATACATACCTGCCAACAACCCTGAAGCCGACAATTGCTTCATATCTACT TTTAGCATTTTCCAGGGATTTTGTTTCCATCCGAGCATTGTCAGGATTGAGTGA
- the LOC8266868 gene encoding guanosine nucleotide diphosphate dissociation inhibitor At5g09550 isoform X1 — protein sequence MDEEYDVIVLGTGLKECILSGLLSVDGLKVLHMDQNDYYGGESSSLNLNQLWKRFRGSDKPPESLGPSKEYNVDMIPKFIIANGNLVRVLIHTDVTKYLNFKAVDGSFVYNKGKIYKVPANDVEALKSPLMGLFEKRRARKFFIYVQDYEDNDPKSHEGLDLNKVTAREIISKYGLEDDTIDFIGHALALHLDDSYLDQPALDFVKRMKLYAESLARFQGGSPYIYPMYGLGELPQAFARLSAVYGGTYMLNKPECKVEFDADGKAIGVTSEGETAKCKKVVCDPSYLSNKVQKVGKVARAICIMSHPIPNTSDSHSVQLILPQKQLGRKSDMYLFCCSYSHNVAPRGKYIAFVTTEAETDTPEVELKPGIDLLGPVDEILYETYDRYIPANNPEADNCFISTSYDATTHFETTVDDVIAMYSKITGKTLDLSVDLSAASAAE from the exons ATGGATGAAGAATATGATGTGATAGTTCTTGGTACTGGTCTCAAGGAATGCATTCTTAGTGGTCTTCTTTCTGTTGATGGACTCAAG GTGTTGCATATGGACCAAAATGACTATTATGGAGGAGAATCATCTTCTCTTAATCTTAATCAG CTCTGGAAACGCTTCAGGGGTAGTGACAAGCCTCCGGAAAGCCTTGGTCCAAGCAAGGAGTATAATGTTGATATGATACCTAAG TTCATAATTGCCAATGGAAATTTGGTTCGGGTTCTCATCCATACTGATGTTACCAAGTATCTTAACTTCAAGGCTGTGGATGGTAGTTTTGTGTACAATAAAGGAAAG ataTACAAAGTCCCAGCAAATGATGTCGAAGCACTGAAGTCACCTTTGATGGGGTTGTTTGAGAAGCGCCGGGCTCGCAAGTTCTTCATTTATGTCCAAGATTATGAAGACAATGATCCAAAATCTCATGAAGGACTTGACTTGAACAAAGTTACAGCAAGAGAGATTATCTC AAAATATGGACTGGAAGATGATACCATTGACTTTATTGGTCATGCATTGGCACTTCATCTTGATGATAGTTACTTGGATCAGCCAGCTCTGGATTTTGTGAAGAGAATGAAG CTCTATGCAGAGTCTTTAGCACGTTTCCAAGGGGGATCACCATATATATATCCAATGTATGGACTAGGAGAATTGCCTCAG GCATTTGCACGCTTAAGTGCGGTATATGGTGGAACTTACATGTTGAACAAGCCAGAATGCAAG GTGGAATTTGATGCAGATGGCAAAGCCATTGGCGTGACCTCTGAAGGGGAGACTGCTAAATGCAAGAAAGTTGTCTGCGATCCATCATATTTGTCCAACAAG GTTCAGAAAGTTGGGAAAGTCGCTCGTGCTATATGTATAATGAGCCATCCTATTCCGAACACCAGTGATTCTCACTCAGTCCAGCTTATTCTTCCACAGAAGCAACTTGGTCGCAAATCGGATAT GTACCTTTTCTGCTGTTCTTATTCTCACAATGTTGCTCCCAGAGGAAAATATATAGCTTTTGTTACAACTGAAGCAGAGACAGACACCCCTGAAGTGGAACTGAAGCCCGGAATCGATCTGCTTGGTCCTGTGGATGAGATATTGTATGAAACTTATGACAGATACATACCTGCCAACAACCCTGAAGCCGACAATTGCTTCATATCTACT AGTTATGATGCAACAACACACTTTGAGACCACAGTAGACGATGTGATTGCGATGTACAGTAAGATTACTGGAAAG ACTCTTGATCTTTCTGTGGACCTGAGTGCTGCAAGTGCTGCTGAATAA